The genomic window ACGGGCAACCACTAATAGGCCGGATGCCTCTTTATCCAATCTATGCGCAATACCCGGACGAATTGGATCATCGCCAACTTTTTTTACTTCCGGATATTTTTTGATTAGAAATTCAGTGAGCGCGTTTTTTTCTTCAGCCATGGTGGGGTGGGTAAGCATACCGGTGGGCTTATCAACTACGATGTATTCCGGAGTTGCGGCGATGATTTTTACGGGTTCGAGTTTTTTTGTTGTTTTGCCTGCTTTATTTTGTGATTTTAAATTTTTTGTAGTTTCGGATTTAGCGATTTCAATTTTATTGCCTTCAATCAATCTGTCTCCCGCTTTTTTGGGCAGTTTTCCGTTTACCGTCACAAAATTTTGTTCAATTAATTTTTGCACTTGTGACCGGCTCATTTCCAGTTTGGCGGATAAAAAAATGTCGAGGCGGGTGCCTGAAAATTTAGAATCAACTATCACATTATTTTTAGGTGAAACCATAATGTGCGCTCGGATGGACTCGGACCATCGACCCCTGCCTTATAAGGGCAGTGCTCTAACCAACTGAGCTACGAGCGCGTTTGAGGTGTTTAAAAACTGCGACTAGTATACCATTTTCCTTTATTTTTTCAAGAGCTGACTGCGTCTTTAAGGGTTGCCAAACCAACGCCGAATTGCTAGAATACCCGCACCAAATATGTCTGACTTTAATACAAAACTGTTTTTCAAGATAAATAATCTGGTCGGCAAGAATAGATATTTTGATGCCTTTAGCAAGGCCGGAGCCGAATGGGTGATAGTGACTATGATCGGCTGGTATGTTGCCGCCGACTTTTTATATAATTTGCCCAGCAAACGGCTGACTTTTTGGCCGATTGCGTTTTTAGGATTGGCCTGGTCAATCGGCTGGCTGATTAATCTGTTTATTGGCATGCTAGTGCGCGAACCGCGGCCGCACGTTATTTATCCGCAGGCCAAATTATTGTTTCAGCCGCTGATGAGTTGGAAGTCGTTTCCTTCCGACCACACCATGTCCGCTTTTCTCATTTTTTTCATGGCCTTGATTTTTCATCTGCCCGGAGCCTGGGCGCTACTGGTTATGGCCTTGTGGGTGGCTTGGGGCCGGATTTATGCCGGCGTGCATTATCCGTTTGATATTGTCGGCGGTTTTGGCGTCGCGCTTTTTATGTCTGCTGTCTCATACTATATATTATTGGCAATCTTTTAGATATGTTGGATAATTGGAAAATTTTAAAAAAAGAAACCGCGTTTAAAAATAAATGGCGGCAGGTTGATAGGTGGGATATTCAGTTCCCCGACGGATCACAAAAAGATTTTTATTTTACCGTCAGTCCTGATTTTGTATTTGTTATCGCGCTCGCGGCGGATAAAAATATTGTTTTGATTAATCAATATTTTATCCAGTCCGATGAAAATGTTTTGACCCTGCCTGCCGGATATCTTGATGACGGTGAAACTCCACTCGCGACAGCCAAACGGGAGCTCTTGGAAGAAACCGGCTACGAAGCGAAAGAA from Patescibacteria group bacterium includes these protein-coding regions:
- a CDS encoding RluA family pseudouridine synthase; protein product: MVSPKNNVIVDSKFSGTRLDIFLSAKLEMSRSQVQKLIEQNFVTVNGKLPKKAGDRLIEGNKIEIAKSETTKNLKSQNKAGKTTKKLEPVKIIAATPEYIVVDKPTGMLTHPTMAEEKNALTEFLIKKYPEVKKVGDDPIRPGIAHRLDKEASGLLVVARTQPMFEHLKKQFKDRTINKEYTVLVHGKVAKDWGEINFPLRRSRTEDRMAAVPFDESDTKEAKTEFWIEKRFVNFTLLRVKIHTGRMHQIRAHFFAYGNPVVGDQLYLNKKQKRTWDEKLGRLFLHSVKLEFTDLKNEKQSFESPLPKKLSEFLKLLK
- a CDS encoding phosphatase PAP2 family protein — translated: MSDFNTKLFFKINNLVGKNRYFDAFSKAGAEWVIVTMIGWYVAADFLYNLPSKRLTFWPIAFLGLAWSIGWLINLFIGMLVREPRPHVIYPQAKLLFQPLMSWKSFPSDHTMSAFLIFFMALIFHLPGAWALLVMALWVAWGRIYAGVHYPFDIVGGFGVALFMSAVSYYILLAIF
- a CDS encoding NUDIX hydrolase, with amino-acid sequence MLDNWKILKKETAFKNKWRQVDRWDIQFPDGSQKDFYFTVSPDFVFVIALAADKNIVLINQYFIQSDENVLTLPAGYLDDGETPLATAKRELLEETGYEAKEWMELGTQHAGKWTTNKVHFVLALGAYKKGEQDLEVSEYIEVIERSVTDVKEMLRAGKFGEVYAVAGLYLALDYLNKL